From a single Terriglobia bacterium genomic region:
- a CDS encoding TIGR04282 family arsenosugar biosynthesis glycosyltransferase, with protein MLPAVATFARAVHPGKTKTRLIPALGPQGAAELHQALVSDALRKVAGLAGKAGCYVFTAGGALPERMVPRAFERRRQRGRDLAERLSRAFTQLLRAHSRAVIIGTDSPTLAPAVLRLALEELRTVDAVLGPCPDGGYYLIGLRRAVPGLFTGLRLGTEFAFGDTLASLLAHGLSCSVLEPCPDIDRPEDLAALKIWLASNPAARRLAPHTWRFLAKMG; from the coding sequence TTGCTGCCTGCCGTGGCCACCTTTGCCCGCGCCGTTCATCCCGGAAAAACCAAGACAAGGCTGATTCCCGCGCTCGGTCCGCAGGGAGCGGCGGAATTGCACCAGGCGCTGGTCTCTGACGCTCTCCGCAAGGTGGCGGGGCTTGCGGGCAAGGCAGGGTGTTACGTCTTTACGGCAGGCGGCGCCCTGCCAGAGCGGATGGTTCCGCGCGCTTTCGAGCGCCGGCGGCAGCGGGGCCGCGACCTGGCCGAGCGGCTCAGCAGGGCCTTTACGCAGCTTCTTCGCGCCCATTCACGAGCGGTGATTATCGGCACCGACTCGCCAACGCTCGCTCCTGCCGTGCTGCGGCTCGCGCTCGAAGAGCTGCGCACAGTCGATGCGGTGCTGGGGCCGTGCCCGGACGGCGGCTACTATCTCATCGGATTGCGGCGCGCCGTACCCGGCCTTTTCACCGGCCTGCGCCTCGGAACGGAGTTTGCTTTTGGCGACACGCTCGCAAGCCTGCTGGCGCATGGACTTTCCTGCTCAGTGCTCGAACCTTGCCCCGATATCGACCGCCCGGAGGACCTGGCCGCGCTGAAAATATGGCTGGCCTCGAATCCCGCCGCCCGCCGCCTCGCCCCACACACCTGGCGCTTCCTAGCAAAGATGGGTTGA
- a CDS encoding YtxH domain-containing protein, translated as MSESNGGSKLAFFLAGAGIGAILALLFAPKTGQETRDYIAQRASESRDRVAEKSKEYRQRAEGYVDRARGTVAKQKEQLSAALEAGKQAYREEKGKVAQ; from the coding sequence ATGAGCGAAAGCAACGGAGGGTCGAAATTGGCTTTCTTTCTGGCTGGAGCAGGGATTGGGGCGATACTGGCCTTGCTTTTTGCTCCCAAAACGGGCCAGGAGACGCGCGACTACATCGCGCAGCGGGCCAGTGAAAGCAGGGACCGTGTCGCGGAAAAGAGCAAGGAATACCGCCAGAGGGCCGAAGGTTACGTCGACCGGGCCCGGGGCACGGTTGCCAAGCAGAAGGAACAGTTGTCCGCCGCGCTTGAAGCCGGCAAACAAGCTTACCGGGAGGAAAAGGGCAAGGTGGCTCAGTAA
- a CDS encoding YtxH domain-containing protein yields MKTKSMLYGLGILSAGVGIGAAMGLLYAPQSGRQTRKLISRAAEDGADFVAERSRDICRQAEEAFERGKDLATRLVA; encoded by the coding sequence ATGAAGACGAAAAGCATGCTTTACGGCTTGGGTATCCTGTCCGCCGGCGTGGGCATTGGTGCTGCGATGGGTCTCCTTTACGCTCCTCAGAGCGGACGTCAAACGAGGAAGCTGATTTCCAGGGCCGCGGAAGACGGTGCTGATTTTGTTGCGGAACGGAGTCGTGACATTTGCCGGCAGGCCGAGGAAGCATTTGAGCGAGGTAAGGATCTGGCGACCAGGCTGGTTGCCTGA
- the uvrC gene encoding excinuclease ABC subunit UvrC, with translation MNEHLKERAEELPARPGVYLFKDSAGRPIYVGKAKSLRHRVRSYFQDSRPSDEKRDRLLDVAAELETILVDNEKEALALENNLIKQFKPRYNVLLRDDKTYPYIKLTLHERFPRVYVTRRLRKDGSRYYGPYFPGGLAYRIVDLIHRRFFVPSCKVDLTRYHPRPCLQYYIKRCLGPCVEGLTTPERYAEAVRDVRMFLEGRESELMRDLHNRMERASEDQRYEEAGRYRDQLLTVEELRERQKMAASSGEDFDIFGFHREAAQMAVDLFHFRNGRTVDRREFFWEDLAEPDLGDVFAALVKQVYLDQQYVPGEIYVPVGFEDQGLLAEILSEKRGRSVHIYTPEAGRRRGLLELVARNARHSFERRFRVLKPRTEEMLGELADVLDLDKPPRRIEAFDVSHIQGTDIVASMVVCEDGHMTKSDYRKFIIKTVPQNDDFASMREVVGRRYRRLQQENKKLPDLVLIDGGVGQLHAAADALAGLEIINQPLASIAKREEILYVYGREDEPVVLDHHSPALHLIQRIRDEAHRFAVTFHRKRRTRRDLTSELLEIPGVGERTARRLLEHFGSLAKLESVSQEELCQIVTQKQTMRIMEYLAARTRN, from the coding sequence ATGAACGAACATCTCAAGGAAAGAGCGGAAGAACTTCCGGCGCGGCCGGGCGTATATCTTTTTAAGGACTCTGCCGGGCGGCCGATTTACGTGGGGAAGGCCAAGTCATTGCGCCACCGTGTGCGGTCTTACTTTCAGGATTCGCGTCCCAGCGACGAAAAGCGCGACCGCCTGCTCGACGTGGCCGCCGAGCTCGAAACCATTCTGGTGGACAATGAGAAAGAAGCCCTTGCGCTCGAAAATAATCTGATCAAGCAGTTCAAGCCACGTTACAACGTGCTGCTGCGCGACGACAAGACCTATCCCTACATCAAGCTCACTTTGCACGAGCGCTTTCCGCGCGTGTATGTCACCCGCCGATTAAGGAAAGACGGGTCTCGCTATTACGGGCCATATTTTCCCGGCGGGCTTGCCTACCGGATTGTGGACCTGATCCACCGCCGGTTCTTTGTGCCATCGTGCAAAGTGGACCTGACACGTTACCATCCACGCCCCTGCCTTCAGTACTACATCAAGCGCTGCCTGGGACCGTGCGTCGAAGGCTTGACCACTCCGGAACGGTATGCCGAAGCGGTGCGCGACGTGCGTATGTTTCTGGAAGGCCGCGAAAGCGAGCTGATGAGGGACCTGCACAATCGCATGGAGCGCGCTTCAGAAGATCAGCGCTATGAAGAGGCCGGACGCTATCGCGATCAGTTGCTCACTGTCGAAGAGCTGCGCGAGCGGCAGAAAATGGCCGCATCGTCCGGCGAAGATTTCGACATCTTCGGGTTCCATCGAGAAGCTGCGCAAATGGCCGTGGACCTCTTCCACTTCCGCAACGGCCGCACGGTGGACCGCCGGGAATTTTTCTGGGAAGACCTCGCTGAGCCTGACCTCGGCGATGTCTTCGCAGCGCTGGTGAAACAGGTCTACCTCGATCAGCAGTACGTGCCGGGAGAAATCTACGTGCCGGTCGGATTTGAAGACCAGGGATTGCTTGCGGAAATCCTGTCGGAGAAACGCGGGCGCTCCGTGCACATCTACACTCCAGAGGCCGGCAGGCGGCGCGGGTTGCTGGAGCTGGTCGCCCGAAACGCGCGCCACTCTTTCGAACGCAGGTTCCGGGTCCTCAAACCGAGGACGGAGGAGATGCTCGGCGAACTGGCCGACGTCCTCGATCTCGATAAGCCCCCCCGGCGGATCGAGGCGTTCGACGTTTCGCACATCCAGGGCACTGACATTGTGGCCTCGATGGTCGTATGCGAAGATGGCCACATGACAAAGTCCGATTACAGGAAGTTCATCATTAAAACGGTCCCGCAGAATGACGATTTTGCCAGCATGCGCGAAGTCGTGGGTCGGCGTTACCGCCGCTTGCAGCAGGAAAACAAAAAGCTCCCCGATCTGGTCTTGATCGACGGTGGCGTGGGGCAGCTCCATGCCGCAGCAGACGCACTGGCCGGACTCGAGATCATCAACCAGCCGCTGGCCAGCATCGCAAAAAGGGAGGAGATCCTGTACGTCTACGGGCGTGAAGATGAGCCAGTGGTCCTTGACCATCACTCGCCCGCTCTTCACCTGATCCAGCGCATCAGGGACGAGGCGCACCGGTTTGCCGTTACGTTCCATCGAAAGCGCCGCACGCGCCGGGATCTCACCTCAGAACTACTTGAAATCCCCGGCGTGGGTGAGCGCACGGCCAGAAGGCTGCTAGAGCACTTTGGCAGCCTGGCCAAGCTCGAATCCGTTAGTCAAGAGGAACTGTGCCAGATTGTGACACAAAAGCAGACTATGAGGATAATGGAGTATCTGGCGGCGCGAACCCGCAATTAA